One genomic window of Bos taurus isolate L1 Dominette 01449 registration number 42190680 breed Hereford chromosome Y, ARS-UCD2.0, whole genome shotgun sequence includes the following:
- the LOC132344500 gene encoding melanoma antigen preferentially expressed in tumors-like isoform X2 — MNVQAPPRLLELGAQCLLRNEALAIMALEELPIELFPPLFMEAFAGRHTEALKAMVQAWPFPCLPLGALMQDHQPHLDTFQAALDGLDVLLAQEVRPRRWKLQVLDLRRKTHQDFWTLWSGMKVSVCSLLEPEPAQPMQKRCRVEAQAGLKPEQAPVEVLVDLCIKEDTLDETLSYLLKKAKKRGKLLHIRCQKLRIFTMPMKSIRKILKVVQLDSIQDLEVNCIWKLATLSRFLPHLGRMGNLRRLLLSRIHILPHTTPDQENCVNQLSAQFLNLPHLQELYLDSISFLEGRLHQVLRCLNTPLETLSITNCLISESDLTYLSQCPSVSLLKDLGLSGVNLTSLNLESLQVLIERTSATLQELDLDECGIMDSQFSALLPSLSGCSQLTTFSFCGNPISMAVLESLLHHTMGLSKLSHVLYPAPLESYEDVHGTLHLGLLAQLHARLKQLLCKSGRSSMFWVSASPCPHCGDQILYDTAPILCPCYLPD; from the exons ATGAACGTCCAGGCCCCACCCCGACTCCTGGAGCTGGGCGCACAGTGCCTGCTGCGCAATGAGGCCTTGGCCATCATGGCTCTGGAGGAGCTGCCCATCGAGCTCTTTCCACCACTGTTTATGGAGGCCTTTGCTGGAAGGCACACAGAGGCCCTGAAGGCGATGGTGCAGGCCTggcccttcccctgcctcccactgGGGGCCCTGATGCAAGACCACCAGCCTCATCTGGACACCTTCCAGGCAGCACTCGATGGTCTGGATGTCCTGCTTGCTCAGGAGGTCCGCCCCAG GCGGTGGAAGCTGCAGGTGCTGGACTTGCGCCGGAAAACCCACCAGGACTTCTGGACCCTGTGGTCCGGGATGAAGGTCAGTGTTTGCTCACTGCTGGAGCCTGAGCCAGCCCAACCAATGCAGAAGAGGTGCAGGGTGGAGGCGCAGGCGGGGCTGAAGCCAGAGCAGGCCCCTGTGGAGGTGCTGGTCGACCTGTGCATCAAGGAGGACACTCTGGATGAGACCCTCAGCTACCTGCTGAAGAAGGCCAAGAAGAGGGGGAAGCTGCTGCACATCCGCTGCCAGAAGCTGAGGATCTTCACCATGCCCATGAAGagcatcaggaagatcctgaaggtggtgcagctggacTCCATTCAGGACCTGGAGGTCAACTGCATCTGGAAGCTGGCCACGCTGAGCAGGTTCCTGCCGCACCTGGGCCGGATGGGCAACCTGCGCCGGCTGCTGCTGTCTCGCATCCACATATTGCCACATACCACCCCGGACCAGGAGAACTGCGTCAACCAGCTCAGTGCACAGTTCCTGAACCTGCCCCACCTGCAGGAGCTCTACCTGGACTCCATCTCCTTCCTCGAGGGCCGCCTGCACCAGGTGCTCAG GTGCCTGAACACCCCTCTGGAGACCCTGTCGATCACCAATTGCCTGATTTCGGAGTCAGACCTGACATACCTGTCGCAGTGCCCGAGCGTCAGCCTGCTGAAGGACCTTGGCCTCAGCGGGGTCAACCTGACCAGCCTCAACTTGGAGTCCCTGCAGGTCCTGATTGAGAGGACCTCAGCCACCCTGCAGGAACTGGACCTGGATGAGTGCGGCATCATGGACTCTCAGTTCAGTGCCCTCTTACCCTCCCTGAGCGGCTGCTCCCAGCTCACCACCTTCAGCTTCTGTGGCAACCCTATCTCTATGGCTGTGCTGGAGAGCCTGCTGCACCACACCATGGGGCTGAGTAAGCTGAGCCACGTGCTGTACCCTGCACCCCTGGAGAGCTATGAGGATGTGCATGGCACCCTGCACCTGGGCCTTCTGGCTCAGCTGCATGCCCGGCTCAAGCAGCTTCTGTGCAAGTCTGGGCGGTCCAGCATGTTCTGGGTCAGCGCCAGCCCCTGTCCACACTGCGGTGACCAGATCCTCTATGACACCGCGCCCATCCTGTGCCCCTGCTACTTGCCCGACTAG
- the LOC132344500 gene encoding melanoma antigen preferentially expressed in tumors-like isoform X1, whose amino-acid sequence MWPKLPQRMYLQDSFQRRFFRMNVQAPPRLLELGAQCLLRNEALAIMALEELPIELFPPLFMEAFAGRHTEALKAMVQAWPFPCLPLGALMQDHQPHLDTFQAALDGLDVLLAQEVRPRRWKLQVLDLRRKTHQDFWTLWSGMKVSVCSLLEPEPAQPMQKRCRVEAQAGLKPEQAPVEVLVDLCIKEDTLDETLSYLLKKAKKRGKLLHIRCQKLRIFTMPMKSIRKILKVVQLDSIQDLEVNCIWKLATLSRFLPHLGRMGNLRRLLLSRIHILPHTTPDQENCVNQLSAQFLNLPHLQELYLDSISFLEGRLHQVLRCLNTPLETLSITNCLISESDLTYLSQCPSVSLLKDLGLSGVNLTSLNLESLQVLIERTSATLQELDLDECGIMDSQFSALLPSLSGCSQLTTFSFCGNPISMAVLESLLHHTMGLSKLSHVLYPAPLESYEDVHGTLHLGLLAQLHARLKQLLCKSGRSSMFWVSASPCPHCGDQILYDTAPILCPCYLPD is encoded by the exons ATGTGGCCCAAACTCCCCCAACGAATGTACCTTCag GACTCATTCCAGAGGAGGTTCTTCAGGATGAACGTCCAGGCCCCACCCCGACTCCTGGAGCTGGGCGCACAGTGCCTGCTGCGCAATGAGGCCTTGGCCATCATGGCTCTGGAGGAGCTGCCCATCGAGCTCTTTCCACCACTGTTTATGGAGGCCTTTGCTGGAAGGCACACAGAGGCCCTGAAGGCGATGGTGCAGGCCTggcccttcccctgcctcccactgGGGGCCCTGATGCAAGACCACCAGCCTCATCTGGACACCTTCCAGGCAGCACTCGATGGTCTGGATGTCCTGCTTGCTCAGGAGGTCCGCCCCAG GCGGTGGAAGCTGCAGGTGCTGGACTTGCGCCGGAAAACCCACCAGGACTTCTGGACCCTGTGGTCCGGGATGAAGGTCAGTGTTTGCTCACTGCTGGAGCCTGAGCCAGCCCAACCAATGCAGAAGAGGTGCAGGGTGGAGGCGCAGGCGGGGCTGAAGCCAGAGCAGGCCCCTGTGGAGGTGCTGGTCGACCTGTGCATCAAGGAGGACACTCTGGATGAGACCCTCAGCTACCTGCTGAAGAAGGCCAAGAAGAGGGGGAAGCTGCTGCACATCCGCTGCCAGAAGCTGAGGATCTTCACCATGCCCATGAAGagcatcaggaagatcctgaaggtggtgcagctggacTCCATTCAGGACCTGGAGGTCAACTGCATCTGGAAGCTGGCCACGCTGAGCAGGTTCCTGCCGCACCTGGGCCGGATGGGCAACCTGCGCCGGCTGCTGCTGTCTCGCATCCACATATTGCCACATACCACCCCGGACCAGGAGAACTGCGTCAACCAGCTCAGTGCACAGTTCCTGAACCTGCCCCACCTGCAGGAGCTCTACCTGGACTCCATCTCCTTCCTCGAGGGCCGCCTGCACCAGGTGCTCAG GTGCCTGAACACCCCTCTGGAGACCCTGTCGATCACCAATTGCCTGATTTCGGAGTCAGACCTGACATACCTGTCGCAGTGCCCGAGCGTCAGCCTGCTGAAGGACCTTGGCCTCAGCGGGGTCAACCTGACCAGCCTCAACTTGGAGTCCCTGCAGGTCCTGATTGAGAGGACCTCAGCCACCCTGCAGGAACTGGACCTGGATGAGTGCGGCATCATGGACTCTCAGTTCAGTGCCCTCTTACCCTCCCTGAGCGGCTGCTCCCAGCTCACCACCTTCAGCTTCTGTGGCAACCCTATCTCTATGGCTGTGCTGGAGAGCCTGCTGCACCACACCATGGGGCTGAGTAAGCTGAGCCACGTGCTGTACCCTGCACCCCTGGAGAGCTATGAGGATGTGCATGGCACCCTGCACCTGGGCCTTCTGGCTCAGCTGCATGCCCGGCTCAAGCAGCTTCTGTGCAAGTCTGGGCGGTCCAGCATGTTCTGGGTCAGCGCCAGCCCCTGTCCACACTGCGGTGACCAGATCCTCTATGACACCGCGCCCATCCTGTGCCCCTGCTACTTGCCCGACTAG